A part of Paenarthrobacter sp. A20 genomic DNA contains:
- a CDS encoding ABC transporter ATP-binding protein, which produces MNAILDAQQLTKHYPGSIALDRVDFTANAGESIAIIGPSGSGKTTLLHCLAGILRPDAGSITLNTPSAPLRLDTLGDAALSRLRREEFGFVFQQGMLLPELTAVENVALALMLNGTDRATSESRAAEWLGALGLAGMEQRRLGELSGGQVQRVAIARAQVTGARVVFADEPTGALDSATSNEVLDVLLRSVAANGRTLLVVTHDPNVAARCQRVVELRDGRIVADSGSAVAAPAQAAPATNFKGAFNV; this is translated from the coding sequence ATGAACGCCATCCTCGACGCCCAGCAACTCACCAAGCACTATCCCGGCAGCATTGCCTTGGACCGCGTCGACTTCACAGCAAACGCCGGCGAGTCCATTGCGATCATCGGACCTTCCGGTTCGGGTAAGACGACACTTCTGCACTGCCTTGCCGGGATTTTGAGGCCCGACGCCGGATCGATCACCTTGAACACGCCATCGGCACCTTTGAGGCTGGACACCTTGGGTGACGCCGCGTTGTCGCGCCTCCGCCGTGAGGAGTTTGGGTTCGTCTTCCAACAGGGCATGCTCCTGCCGGAACTGACCGCCGTGGAGAACGTGGCCCTGGCGCTCATGTTGAACGGAACCGACCGGGCTACGTCAGAGTCCCGGGCGGCCGAGTGGCTTGGGGCTTTGGGCCTTGCGGGCATGGAGCAGCGCCGGTTGGGTGAGCTGTCCGGTGGGCAGGTCCAGCGCGTGGCCATTGCCCGCGCCCAGGTCACAGGTGCTCGTGTGGTCTTCGCGGACGAACCCACCGGCGCTCTGGATTCTGCAACGTCCAACGAAGTCCTGGACGTTTTGCTTCGCTCAGTGGCAGCCAACGGCCGCACGTTGCTGGTGGTGACGCATGATCCCAACGTGGCGGCCCGCTGCCAACGCGTGGTGGAATTGCGCGACGGCCGGATCGTGGCGGACAGTGGCAGCGCGGTTGCCGCTCCCGCCCAGGCCGCGCCCGCCACCAACTTCAAGGGTGCCTTCAATGTCTAG
- a CDS encoding FtsX-like permease family protein codes for MALRLTPYLARSSGSSLRETGLRDAGLPVLAFGTVTALLLTVAGGSQVFWSWSDDIAGTYQALAVVAMVLLIIPLLTLGASAARLAARRRDDRLASLRLLGANSGTVVWMTVIESTVLAAVGALAGAGLYACMAPFLGLIQFRGQAIGSHAWLSVPSILGCILAVCVLAAASAALGLRKVVVTPLGVRTRQTADGAHWVRGLIAAVVVVIGVVAMGMLSSFGAFIVIIAVMGGCFGLALLALNLMGPWILRLRASSQLKRAKRPEQLLAARTVLESPKESWRQVGGVAMTSFVGVFVGVGMAVADTIGPGATDETALLVRDINTGVMITLLGSFLMVACSAGVNQAAAVLDRASTLVALDRVGMPRKLMVAARVKAVMSPLFLVAGISAAAAAVLVLPLTGTVLLTQPVVFLTIGGVFAAGFLLVRLAVAAGTAQIGQVLARPERYASMDS; via the coding sequence ATGGCCCTGCGCCTCACCCCGTACCTCGCGCGGAGCAGCGGCAGCAGCCTCAGGGAAACGGGCCTCCGTGACGCCGGGTTGCCCGTACTGGCCTTCGGTACGGTCACAGCACTTCTGCTCACAGTGGCCGGGGGCTCACAAGTCTTCTGGTCTTGGTCGGATGACATCGCGGGCACTTACCAAGCGCTGGCCGTCGTCGCCATGGTCCTGCTCATCATTCCGCTCCTGACGCTCGGTGCCTCAGCCGCCCGGCTCGCCGCCCGCCGTCGTGATGACCGCCTGGCATCGTTGCGCCTGCTAGGTGCCAATAGCGGGACGGTGGTGTGGATGACTGTTATTGAGTCCACTGTCCTGGCTGCTGTGGGGGCGCTGGCGGGCGCGGGGCTGTATGCCTGCATGGCTCCGTTCCTGGGGTTGATCCAGTTCCGCGGCCAGGCAATCGGAAGCCATGCATGGCTGTCCGTCCCATCCATCCTGGGCTGCATCCTCGCCGTCTGCGTCCTGGCTGCGGCGAGTGCGGCGCTTGGACTCCGGAAGGTCGTCGTGACGCCTTTGGGCGTCAGGACCCGGCAAACGGCCGACGGCGCCCACTGGGTTCGCGGACTCATCGCGGCCGTGGTGGTGGTCATCGGCGTGGTGGCGATGGGGATGCTCAGCAGCTTTGGCGCGTTCATTGTGATCATCGCTGTCATGGGTGGCTGCTTTGGACTGGCGCTGTTGGCATTGAACCTTATGGGTCCTTGGATCCTGCGGCTGCGCGCCTCCTCACAGCTCAAGCGGGCCAAGCGACCCGAGCAACTGCTGGCCGCACGGACCGTGCTGGAGAGCCCCAAGGAATCGTGGCGGCAAGTTGGGGGCGTCGCGATGACCAGCTTTGTGGGGGTGTTCGTGGGCGTCGGCATGGCTGTGGCTGACACCATAGGTCCCGGCGCCACGGATGAAACGGCTTTGCTGGTCCGCGACATCAACACCGGTGTGATGATCACGCTGCTGGGCTCGTTCCTGATGGTGGCGTGCTCAGCGGGCGTGAACCAGGCCGCTGCGGTGCTGGACCGGGCGTCGACCCTGGTGGCCCTGGATCGAGTGGGGATGCCGCGCAAGCTCATGGTGGCGGCACGGGTCAAGGCTGTCATGTCGCCGCTCTTCCTGGTGGCCGGCATCTCGGCGGCCGCTGCTGCGGTGCTGGTCCTGCCGCTGACGGGCACCGTGTTGTTGACCCAGCCCGTGGTGTTCCTGACCATCGGCGGAGTGTTCGCGGCCGGGTTCCTGCTGGTCCGGTTGGCCGTAGCTGCAGGCACCGCGCAGATCGGCCAGGTCCTGGCCCGGCCGGAGCGCTACGCGAGCATGGACTCCTAG